gcgggTGGGCAgtgaggggggtggtagtggggtgggtgGGCAGTgaggggtgtgggagtggggcgggTGGGCAGTGAAGGGTTTGGGAGTGGGGCGGGTGGGCAGTGAAGGGTGTGGTAGTGGGCCAGCTGGGGCAGGTGGGTCACCTGCCCCAGCTGGCGGCTGGAAACCTCCTCTACTCACTATGTTGTTGCTGGTGATGACTCATCGTGGTGAGTCACTGCTATAGCTGGTAGTGTGAAACCATTATGATGAGTCAACGCTTGGTAGCCATGATTACATAACTGTCAGGTGGCCCCTGGGCGATGAGTCGGGCTGTAACCGGTTGTGTGAGTCACGGACGAGTTATGAATGAGCGTTACCGTGCGTAGGTACAGGTGTTGGCAAGGTCAAATTTGGCGGGCTCTAGTGTTTATGGAGACGGGACGCCGTCTCCCCCCCACTCTTTACCCTccttccccccactcacccccaagaATATCCTCCCCCTCACCCAAGTCCCACAATCAACCCACTACGAATTGATGTAACATCTTGATGTCATTTACTCATgcttgtgccacctcttgggtgacttagtctcaatcttcatcaatcttgatatcatgttttgttgtctttgatacaGTTGTCAGCCGAAGAGGAGGAACGACGGTCGCTGCGCCGCGAGAGAAACAAGCTGGCGGCCGCTCGCTGTCGCAAGAGGCGGCTCGACCAGACGAACATGTTGCAGGACGAGACGGACGAGCTCGAAGATAAGAAGTCAGAGTTGCAGCAAGAAATTCAACTTCTGCAACAGCAGCGAGATGAACTGGAGTTCCTGCTGGCCACGCACAAGGCTGTGTGTCGTCGCCGGCAGCAGGTCGCTCCTGTCACCTCAAACACCATTGTCAACGCCAATTCCAACGCGCATCTCCGCATCTTGAAAAAAGATGTCATCGTGAAGGAAGAGCCCATGGAAGAGGAAGATTTTGTAAGCGAGAAGAAAATTATTGTGGGAGAGTCGCGTCCCAGGCGACCCACTAGCCTCAACGTGGCGCCAGTTGCCCTGCGGACCTCGAGCGTCGCCGATCTGGGTGTCCCGATTGAGACGCCATCGGCCGGGCTGCGCGGGCTTAACTTCGAGTCTATGATGGATGGTGGAACAGGGCTGACGCCGGTGACAAGTGGCACAGGGCTGACCCCACTACATACGGGTCTCACGCCGCTCACCACCCCAGTTGTGTCCGCTCCTGCAGGCTCAGCCACCTCCAACTGCGGCACTCAGCAGCGCTCCTCCTCTTCTGACCTATCCTCGCCAGACTCTGTGCCTCCCAAACTAGTGTCCCTCTGAATGACAACGCCCATGCGCGCCCACGTAGTTACCAGCGGCGGGCAAGGTGGTATAATTGAGGCTCCGCCCCTCAGCTGACCTTTGATGGATGCTAGTCCCCGACGCGCACGCCCGCGCTCCCACTCACAACCCACGCACTCAACCCAAACTATACTTCAGCCTAAAAATCACCTGCActcattttttgttttttgtctcCGCCTGACAAAAGTTTGTATGTATAAAATGATCACTTCTTCCGTCTCCTGAAACTTGTAATAATATCAACCATGTTATTTGCCTAACATTGAAATAAGTTCGCCTTTAAGTTTTAACTTTGCCTTAGATATAAATTGTTGATGCCTTCAAGCTGCCGCCACTTAGCGCAGTTATAGCCTTTGATCTTCACGGCTTACTAAGAGGCCTTTTGACCAAAATAAAGATGACGTTACCCCTGTGATGCTAATATGAATGTAAACAGCTCCTAATTATAGTGGATTAGCTCAGTACCTCCTTACATACTCGCCGCAACGTAACAATAAGGATCTAAAGAATTTACTCACAAGTTGGTCACTATAGTGTGCTCCAAGTGGTCAAAAATATTTTAGGAATGGCTGTAAGAGAGAGCAAGGTGCAAGGTACGAATCATTCTGAAACTAGTATGTGCAGGAAGCACATCAGCTTCGGTTCAGACCTTCAGGGCTGTCAACAAACTGAATGTATTATATAACAGTTTGCTCTTCTATGCAATGAGTTGATGCAAAGGCAGTTGTTCCATGCAGTGTATGAAATATAATTGTTCATGCTGTACCATTTAAGGACGTTACTCTGCCAGTGTTGGTACTGTTTATGCACTCATTTCGCCTTCACGTGAACAATAATTTTGTGAATTATTCATATACCTCTGTAATATAGATAGCAAAGCTTCACCAAAGACAAAGAATATATTGATGTATTTTGCAAAACTTTGCCCAGGATCGATTTTGGAATGGACAGTTTAGTTTGCCTGTACCGCAACAGGTGAAAGGGTATTTGTCGAGTCATTACTTCATCAGAAGAGTAGAACTGTTTTCTAGATGGGTAAATAGGAGGGCCAAGTAACTAGTTTTCTAGATGCAGTGTTCTACTAGACTATAGCATCTAGATGCAGTGAGCTACTAGACTATAGCATCTAGATGCAGTGAGCTACTAGACTATAGCATCTAGATGCAGTGTTCTACTAGACTATAGCATCTAGATGCAGTGAGCTACTAGACTATAGCATCTAGATGCAGTGTTCTACTAGACTATAGCATCTAGATGCAGTGAGCTACTAGACTATAGCATCTAGATGCAGTGAGCTACTAGACTATAGCATCTAGATGCAGTGAGCTACTAGACTATAGCATCTAGATGCAGTGAGCTACTAGACTATAGCATCTAGATGCAGTGTTCTACTAGACTATAGCATCTAGATGCAGTGAGCTACTAGACTATAGCATCTAGATGCAGTGAGCTACTAGACTATAGCATCTAGATGCAGTGTTCTACTAGACTATAGCATCTAGATGCAGTGAGCTACTAGACTATAGCATCTAGATGCAGTGAGCTACTAGACTATAGCATCTAGATGCAGTGAGCTACTAGACTATAGCATCTAGATGCAGTGAGCTACTAGACTATAGCATCTA
The DNA window shown above is from Procambarus clarkii isolate CNS0578487 chromosome 6, FALCON_Pclarkii_2.0, whole genome shotgun sequence and carries:
- the LOC123749266 gene encoding transcription factor kayak isoform X3, whose amino-acid sequence is MLNSLEGVHSGVPTRTTPTLTPTTLRNIEQTFLELSTLPQPETHTNQAGFVPPLVQPTAGNTFISVDSKCWGGGTLTQIPHTSNSSSSSTSSSGGGGGVSSIRGAHGSASPGASLSMPSQVHQQQPGRRMGGRRPIKDERLSAEEEERRSLRRERNKLAAARCRKRRLDQTNMLQDETDELEDKKSELQQEIQLLQQQRDELEFLLATHKAVCRRRQQVAPVTSNTIVNANSNAHLRILKKDVIVKEEPMEEEDFVSEKKIIVGESRPRRPTSLNVAPVALRTSSVADLGVPIETPSAGLRGLNFESMMDGGTGLTPVTSGTGLTPLHTGLTPLTTPVVSAPAGSATSNCGTQQRSSSSDLSSPDSVPPKLVSL
- the LOC123749266 gene encoding transcription factor kayak isoform X2, translating into MNSWHTPFTSSSEDLRHYQQQHYQQQQQQQQQHSYHYHQNLQHLQHYQQQPHHHQQLNSLEGVHSGVPTRTTPTLTPTTLRNIEQTFLELSTLPQPETHTNQAGFVPPLVQPTAGNTFISVDSKCWGGGTLTQIPHTSNSSSSSTSSSGGGGGVSSIRGAHGSASPGASLSMPSQVHQQQPGRRMGGRRPIKDERLSAEEEERRSLRRERNKLAAARCRKRRLDQTNMLQDETDELEDKKSELQQEIQLLQQQRDELEFLLATHKAVCRRRQQVAPVTSNTIVNANSNAHLRILKKDVIVKEEPMEEEDFVSEKKIIVGESRPRRPTSLNVAPVALRTSSVADLGVPIETPSAGLRGLNFESMMDGGTGLTPVTSGTGLTPLHTGLTPLTTPVVSAPAGSATSNCGTQQRSSSSDLSSPDSVPPKLVSL